A DNA window from Micromonospora sp. NBC_01739 contains the following coding sequences:
- a CDS encoding GNAT family N-acetyltransferase encodes MSELTVRSMTEAEFDQWRAGIVRAFADAQVAAGNWPAEEAQELARQNNATLLPEGFGTPGMLFLTGELHDGTSIGVLWIGLTHPRGVPDCAFLYDIEIGAAHRGAGHGRTLLAAGEDAVRRHGVGAIELNVFGDNARAVGLYGSSGYRVVTQQMRKTLVAQQ; translated from the coding sequence ATGTCTGAACTGACCGTGCGATCGATGACCGAGGCCGAGTTCGACCAGTGGCGGGCCGGCATCGTGCGGGCCTTCGCGGACGCGCAGGTGGCGGCCGGCAACTGGCCCGCCGAGGAAGCCCAGGAACTGGCCCGACAGAACAACGCCACCCTGTTGCCGGAGGGTTTCGGCACCCCCGGGATGCTGTTCCTCACCGGTGAACTCCACGACGGGACCTCGATCGGGGTGTTGTGGATCGGCCTCACCCATCCCCGTGGGGTCCCGGACTGCGCCTTCCTCTACGACATCGAGATCGGTGCGGCCCACCGTGGGGCGGGCCACGGGCGGACCCTGCTGGCCGCCGGTGAGGACGCGGTTCGCCGGCACGGGGTCGGCGCCATCGAACTCAACGTCTTCGGGGACAACGCCCGCGCCGTCGGGCTGTACGGCAGTTCGGGATACCGGGTGGTCACGCAGCAGATGCGCAAGACCCTGGTGGCGCAGCAGTGA
- a CDS encoding catalase, producing the protein MESRNPAKAVKDVVESAAEKVTEALTPQAPGAPGSAPPSLAEPTTPHDPLPPKPEQGTPQTRTPTGAKTGVPAKAKGQQGAYLTTAQGARLRDTDHSLKAGPRGPVLLQDHHLREKITHFDHERIPERVVHARGAGAHGIFTAYGTAENVTRAGFLRKGRETEVFVRFSTVLGSRGSADTVRDTRGFATKFYTDEGTFDLVANNMPVFFIQDAIKFPDIIHAAKPHPDREIPQAQSAHDTFWDFVSLHTEAQHHTMWNMSDRGIPRSYRTMEGFGVHTFRLVNAAGETALVKFHWKPKLGVHSLVWEEAQLLNGIDPDFHRRDLYDAIEAGAFPEWELGIQVFPDTPEETFAGIDLLDPTKIVPEELAPVQPIGKLVLNRTPTNFFAETEQVAFHVGHLPPGIDVTNDPLLQGRLFSYVDTQLTRLAGPNFSQIPINRPHAAVNDMLRDGFHQHAIHAGVAPYRPNSLDGGNPFPAGEDDHPFVDVPVQVAQAPKVRQSPASFDDHFSQARLFWLSMSPVEQEHIIRAYTFELGKCYHQAIKERQLQCLANIDPVLCAQVATGLGLPAPEPTVPLAEVTPSPALSQVGRQWPVDGRMVGIVVTDDSDLDTIHQVRRAVFAADMVPLLIAGHGGMIGDLPVQRTFATGRSVEFDALLLAAAPPPAPDALPARDAKAGAANSATIDPRVLLLVEEVWRHAKAIGAWGTGVTVLDQAGVTGSPGVVTGDSGDDVFDTVQQLMTNHRVWERFPASVS; encoded by the coding sequence ATGGAATCGCGTAACCCCGCCAAGGCGGTCAAGGATGTCGTGGAGTCAGCCGCCGAGAAGGTCACCGAGGCGCTGACCCCGCAGGCGCCCGGTGCCCCGGGCAGCGCCCCGCCGTCCCTGGCGGAGCCGACCACCCCGCACGACCCCCTGCCACCCAAGCCGGAGCAGGGCACCCCGCAGACCCGTACCCCCACCGGGGCGAAGACCGGTGTCCCCGCGAAGGCCAAGGGTCAGCAGGGTGCCTACCTCACCACCGCGCAGGGGGCGCGGCTGCGCGACACGGACCACTCGCTGAAGGCGGGGCCACGCGGACCGGTCCTGCTCCAGGATCACCACCTGCGGGAGAAGATCACCCACTTCGACCACGAGCGCATCCCGGAGCGGGTCGTGCACGCCCGGGGCGCCGGCGCGCACGGCATCTTCACCGCGTACGGCACTGCGGAGAACGTCACCCGGGCCGGCTTCCTGCGTAAGGGCCGCGAGACCGAGGTCTTCGTCCGCTTCTCCACCGTGCTCGGTTCGCGCGGTTCGGCCGACACGGTACGCGACACCCGTGGCTTCGCCACCAAGTTCTACACCGACGAGGGCACCTTCGACCTGGTCGCCAACAACATGCCGGTCTTCTTCATCCAGGACGCCATCAAGTTCCCGGACATCATCCACGCCGCCAAGCCGCACCCGGACCGGGAGATTCCGCAGGCGCAGAGCGCCCACGACACCTTCTGGGACTTCGTCTCCCTGCACACCGAGGCGCAGCACCACACCATGTGGAACATGTCCGACCGGGGCATTCCGCGCTCGTACCGGACGATGGAAGGCTTCGGCGTCCACACCTTCCGCCTGGTCAACGCGGCGGGGGAGACCGCGTTGGTGAAGTTCCACTGGAAGCCCAAGCTGGGCGTGCACTCCCTGGTCTGGGAGGAGGCGCAACTGCTCAACGGGATCGACCCGGACTTCCACCGCCGGGACCTCTACGACGCCATCGAGGCCGGCGCCTTCCCCGAGTGGGAACTCGGCATCCAGGTCTTCCCGGACACTCCGGAGGAGACCTTCGCCGGCATCGACCTGCTCGACCCGACCAAGATCGTGCCGGAGGAACTGGCCCCGGTGCAGCCGATCGGCAAGCTGGTGCTCAACCGCACCCCGACGAACTTCTTCGCCGAGACCGAGCAGGTGGCCTTCCACGTCGGCCACCTGCCGCCGGGCATCGACGTGACGAACGATCCGCTGTTGCAGGGCCGCCTCTTCTCGTACGTCGACACCCAGCTGACCCGGCTGGCCGGGCCGAACTTCTCCCAGATCCCGATCAACCGGCCGCACGCCGCCGTCAACGACATGCTGCGTGACGGCTTCCACCAGCACGCCATCCACGCCGGGGTGGCGCCGTACCGGCCGAACTCCCTCGACGGGGGCAACCCCTTCCCGGCCGGAGAGGACGACCACCCGTTCGTCGACGTACCGGTCCAGGTGGCCCAGGCCCCCAAGGTCCGGCAGAGCCCGGCCTCCTTCGACGATCACTTCAGCCAGGCCCGACTCTTCTGGTTGAGCATGTCCCCGGTCGAGCAGGAACACATCATCCGGGCCTACACCTTCGAGTTGGGCAAGTGCTACCACCAGGCGATCAAGGAACGTCAGCTGCAATGCCTGGCCAACATCGACCCGGTGCTCTGCGCCCAGGTCGCCACCGGCCTGGGACTGCCCGCACCGGAGCCGACCGTGCCGCTGGCCGAGGTCACCCCCAGCCCCGCGCTGTCCCAGGTGGGCCGGCAGTGGCCGGTCGACGGCCGGATGGTCGGCATCGTGGTGACCGACGACAGCGACCTGGACACCATTCATCAGGTACGTCGCGCCGTCTTCGCCGCGGACATGGTGCCCCTGCTGATCGCCGGGCACGGCGGCATGATCGGCGATCTGCCGGTGCAGCGCACCTTCGCCACCGGCCGCTCGGTGGAGTTCGACGCCCTGCTGCTAGCCGCCGCGCCGCCACCGGCCCCCGACGCCCTGCCCGCCCGGGACGCCAAGGCCGGCGCGGCCAACTCCGCCACGATCGACCCCCGGGTGCTGCTGCTGGTCGAGGAGGTCTGGCGGCACGCCAAGGCGATCGGCGCGTGGGGCACCGGCGTCACCGTCCTGGACCAGGCCGGTGTCACCGGCAGCCCGGGTGTGGTCACCGGTGACTCCGGCGACGACGTCTTCGACACCGTCCAACAACTGATGACCAACCACCGGGTCTGGGAGAGGTTCCCCGCCTCGGTGTCCTGA
- a CDS encoding SRPBCC family protein: protein MTPIPTGRLVDTESGPALVVTREFRAPISDVWASLTEPDRTARWYGRWSGQAGPGRSIQVQMGFEEGQPWSEMRIDTCDPPHRLALSSQDESGLWRMEVLLTPQGERTELRFVQHLDTVEGLGEIGAGWEYYLDRLLAVHNDTPMPSFEDYYPAMKAYFDQFTGSPG from the coding sequence TTGACTCCCATACCAACCGGACGCCTCGTCGACACCGAGAGCGGTCCCGCCCTGGTCGTCACCCGGGAATTTCGGGCCCCGATCTCCGACGTCTGGGCCAGCCTGACCGAACCTGATCGCACCGCCCGCTGGTACGGCCGCTGGTCCGGCCAGGCCGGACCCGGTCGAAGCATCCAGGTGCAGATGGGCTTCGAGGAGGGACAGCCGTGGTCCGAGATGCGGATCGACACCTGCGATCCACCCCACCGGCTCGCCCTCTCCAGCCAGGACGAATCCGGTCTCTGGCGGATGGAGGTGCTGCTCACCCCGCAGGGAGAGCGGACGGAACTGCGCTTCGTCCAGCACCTGGACACGGTCGAGGGGCTCGGTGAGATCGGGGCCGGCTGGGAGTACTACCTGGATCGCCTCCTGGCCGTCCACAACGACACCCCGATGCCCTCGTTCGAGGACTACTACCCGGCGATGAAGGCCTATTTCGATCAGTTCACCGGGTCGCCCGGCTGA
- a CDS encoding metalloregulator ArsR/SmtB family transcription factor, producing MDEIAAAIADPVRRRIMELLREDRLTAGRIAAHFEISRPAVSRHLRVLRESGLVRDTVVGRERRYELDPTRLVDLLQWLTQFTRAEAWERRFDALETEVHRTRRERRTGGSPTSREERTA from the coding sequence GTGGACGAGATAGCGGCCGCCATCGCCGATCCGGTGCGTCGGCGGATCATGGAACTGCTGCGGGAGGATCGGCTCACGGCCGGTCGGATCGCCGCGCACTTCGAGATCAGCCGGCCGGCGGTCAGTCGTCACCTGCGCGTACTGCGGGAGAGTGGTCTGGTGCGCGACACCGTGGTCGGCCGCGAGCGCCGCTACGAGCTGGACCCGACCCGGCTGGTCGATCTGCTCCAGTGGCTGACGCAGTTCACCCGGGCCGAGGCCTGGGAGCGCCGGTTCGACGCGCTGGAAACCGAGGTTCACCGTACCCGCCGCGAGCGCCGCACCGGCGGCTCGCCGACATCCCGTGAGGAGCGGACAGCTTGA
- a CDS encoding NAD(P)-dependent alcohol dehydrogenase yields MRAIVQDRYGPPETLHLAEVQVPVPAAGEVLVRIEAAALNAYDWHIVRGDPWMSRLAFGPSKPRARIRGRDFAGRVSAVGPDVHQVRPGDAVFGDLGDANGAFAEYVCVPETLVAPAPTNLTPQQAAALPLAGVTALMGLSDVGGVEPGQRVLINGASGGVGTLAVQLAKALGVTVTAVCSTRNVDLVRTLGADHVIDYTRDDFTRAGRRHDLVFDLVGNRSLAALRRAVTPTGTLLLSGGGVYRDGSLLGPVWLLARGRLLAPFVRQRIAVLTTTPSRAHLDTLRGYAEAGQLTPVIDRSYPLAEVPQAIGYLEGEHARAKVVIAVAHAPAAAMENP; encoded by the coding sequence ATGAGAGCGATCGTCCAGGACCGGTACGGACCGCCGGAGACCCTGCACCTGGCCGAGGTCCAGGTGCCGGTGCCCGCCGCCGGCGAGGTGCTCGTGCGGATCGAGGCCGCCGCGCTCAACGCGTACGACTGGCACATCGTGCGGGGCGACCCGTGGATGTCCCGGTTGGCCTTCGGCCCCTCGAAGCCTCGGGCCCGCATCCGTGGCCGCGACTTCGCTGGCCGGGTGAGCGCCGTCGGTCCCGACGTCCACCAGGTACGCCCCGGCGACGCTGTCTTCGGCGACCTCGGCGACGCCAACGGCGCGTTCGCCGAGTACGTCTGCGTACCGGAGACCCTGGTCGCGCCCGCGCCGACGAACCTGACCCCGCAGCAGGCCGCCGCCCTGCCGCTGGCCGGGGTCACCGCCCTCATGGGGCTGTCCGACGTCGGAGGGGTCGAGCCGGGTCAGCGGGTCCTCATCAACGGCGCCTCGGGCGGGGTCGGCACCCTGGCCGTGCAGTTGGCCAAGGCCCTCGGCGTGACCGTCACGGCGGTGTGTTCCACCCGCAACGTCGACCTGGTCCGCACCCTGGGGGCCGACCACGTCATCGACTACACCCGCGACGATTTCACCCGCGCGGGTCGCCGCCACGACCTGGTGTTCGACCTGGTCGGCAACCGCTCGCTGGCCGCCCTGCGGCGCGCGGTGACCCCGACCGGGACCCTCCTGCTCTCCGGCGGAGGGGTCTACCGGGACGGCAGTCTGCTCGGGCCGGTCTGGCTGCTGGCCCGGGGGCGGCTGCTGGCGCCCTTCGTCCGGCAGCGCATCGCCGTCCTGACCACGACACCCAGCCGCGCGCACCTCGACACCCTCCGCGGGTACGCCGAAGCCGGGCAGTTGACCCCGGTCATCGACCGGAGCTACCCCCTGGCCGAGGTGCCCCAGGCCATCGGCTACCTCGAGGGCGAACACGCCCGAGCGAAGGTGGTCATCGCCGTTGCGCACGCTCCCGCCGCGGCGATGGAAAACCCGTAA